GCGATCTACAGGCCGAACAGATTCTATCTCTCCAAAAATCCAGCCGAACCGTTCCAAAGACTGAGCGTCACGAAAGTCAACGCACAGGAAAACACACATATTCCATATAGTTTTTTAACCGCCACAATTCTTACACTGAAAGACACGTGAACGAATGCGTCGCCGGATTGGCAAGTACATGGGCGAGCTGCCGCCTCTTGGAGCACCATAAGATAATGTACGTTTGAGAATTGTTAATTAATTGGCAGGAAGGACTCGTGAGACATCGCATACCGTTTTGACAAAGGAAAAGATATCGGGAACTTCCGCATGCTTTGTATACGATTTCAGTTGTTCATCGAGAAGAATCGACCGAACGGAAATGTAGGAGGATCTCGCAACCGCTTCCGCAATGCGCAGTTCATCCTGAAGCTCTTGTATCCTGGACGCAAATGCCACAGGAATCAGGCGCACTTTATTAAGCTGCTTCCGTGAAACGTACTACCACTTccagcgggagagagaaggcaagtCACTCGAGAAGCGACTCTTTAGTTGTTCACAAAAGCTGAACTAACAGGGCACTCTGTGTTGTTGCTCAACACTGACTATTTCACCTGCCTGAGAGTACGTCTGATAGCTAGTCCATGCCCATGCGAAGTCTCACTTTCGTCGTTGGCCTTTGGCCTCTTCCTTGCCCATTTTATGACCCATCTCGTAGAACTTTATCTGATAAACAGCATAAGAGTCAGGCACTGAACCGCGTCCGAAGCTATAACCGGCGAAAGTGACGAGATAAAGCCTTGCGTGCTGAGTCAGCAACAAGAAGACTCACAGCAGAATCATCTTGGCCGCGGATGCATGCTTTCTGAGAATTTGGGTCTCACCTTGTTTTCGCTGCATAACAACCATTTCCTTAAGAAATTGAAAATATCTCCAGCCTCTGCCACTTTCCGCACCATTTTCAGCTGCAAAGAACAAAACAGAAAATCACTGAACCCGGACAACGAAAAGCATCTGCACTTTGATTTCACGATGATTTTACTCGAATCTGCTCCCGGCCTGGACAGACAGGTACTCCTGGGACTGAATCCTGACTGAAAAAGCTCACCTTTTGACCGAACTTGTCCTCGATCTCGTGGAAATGTCGCGTGAgcgctctgttctcttccctGAATCAAGAAGATAAATTAGTACGGAAAGAACGTGTTTCAAACTATTCTTGGGGGAAGCAGGCAGTCGCTACGGACAACTGGCACCATGAGATAGCCCATAACCGAAGGTTTCTTCATCTTGTATTGCCACCGCAGGATATCTTCCTGGCGTTGTAACACACGGTCGATGAAAAACTCAACCATGGATTTGCGAGAGAAATAAATTTATTACTGCGACGAGCCGTCGATTTATGGTGCCTACAGCAGAACCGTGGGCTGACACTCACCAATCACACAGTTTCTCGTCAGGCCAGCAGTGAGACGCTGCACAGCAGACCATCTACTACCCAAAGCTCATAGCCCTGCAACTACAATGGACCCGTTCGTTCAGGCAACTTGAAGCGTCCTCCCGTACCTTAGCTTCTTGTTTTCCAGAGTGAGCCGCTGATTAGAGCTCCTACTGCGGGACGCGACAAGAGCGATTCGTGCTGGATTATCGTTGGCTTCCTCGAGATCTCTTAGAAGCTCCGTATACCTGGTAGCAAGCTGCCGGTTGTTTGCCTCAATACTATTAAGCCGTCGTTGCTGTTGACTTGCATGCTCCCGTAACTCCGACAAGGTCTCCTGGAGAACCGCCTTCTCTATACGTGCGCATGCGACAGTCCCGTTGAGACAGAATGAACTCGCGTGCAGCTACCGCAGATGGCACAAAACGTGGGCTTTTCTGATTCTCCCTTGGCCTTCCAATACACGACAGTCAGAGCTCTTGCAAAGAGCCATGCGCTGACCCGCGTAGTGTGGCAGAGTTTCTTTGGATCCCCCAGACAAAAGTCCCCTTCAGACGACAATATCATACAACACTTTGTGAAAAGCTGTGCTCTGTAAGCATGAGCAGGCTTAACGGGTTCACGTGGCTGTGCGAGGAAAATCATGAATTGGTGCGGCTTACGACGTAACTCCTCGGCAAGCTGGCACTGTAGTGCGGAGATCTCTGATACTTTCTGGTCAACGTATTCAGCCGCTGCTTTCTCCGTAACCTCTCGTGACGCCTGAAGccttcttgccttctctcgaAGACGCTGCATCTCCAACTGCGGTACACGGGCGGAAAACAACACAGCTCGCCTGTATCATAAGACTGGTTATGTTTTTTCTAAGTTAGCGGACAGACCCATGACTACTGGGATATAACCTCACTGTGCCAAAAGTGAAGATGAATAGCTAAAGAATGCAGCAGCTACGGAGCCCTGAAATTTCGAACGAAGCTCTTCAAGCAGAACGAACATGCCTCATGGCATTGCACCGGCAGATATTTGTGTCATCGGCACTAGCACGATCCACCGGTCGAGAAAGTCCGCATGACGAATGTGGATAAAAAAGACAGCTTTCGATGGATGATGATGATCGGAACTACAACTGAGAGAAACACGAATTTCAAGACCCGCTGTTACACTCGGGAACACCCGGCGACCAGAAGTTCTGAACACTCTTTCCCTCCGTGTTTCATACCCCTTCAAACTGTGTAAGCAGGAGACGCTAGCACCTACCATCAGTTCCTGCCTCTCCAATTCCAAACTCTCGAGTTGTGCTTCTTGCTTGGACACACAAATGTCCCTTTTGTGCTGGTCACGCTGCGCAAGGGACAATTCCTTCCGCGATTCCGCCCTCAACCGGTCCGCCTCTGCTCGAGAATCCCGAAAATTCGCTTCCGAAATGGCAGCCTTCCATGATTGAGCTCCTCCACGGGAAGGCAGAGCCATAACAAGAGGGACAATTGACTTGCCATAAGAACGATCCCTCTTGTTTGTCACGTACACTATATACTCGCCTTCCCTAGCAGGAGGCAGGCTAGGAATCATCTGAAAACAGTTGCAGCATAGTCACGGAGACGACAGCTGAAAAATGGTCACGCCGCGCGAGCTTTACCGCTAAAAGAGACAACACGACTGCCCTTTCCGTTGACGGCTCCGCTACCATGCCCTCACCGCGTAATCAATTCTGCTTGCGACGGAAAGGAAGACATCGTAGATCCTGAAACGTGTCCAGGTAGCAACAGGCATCGACCATACAATTAACGCCGACAAATGAGCTTCATCTTCTACTTTATTTATTACTACGTCGATCCCCTACACAGCCATTCCCTTTTGATCTTTGGAAGCCTCTGCAATACACTTTCGCAGTCGAAGTCCCATTCGTCTCGCTGATAATTCTGAAGGTTCTGCCGGGCAGGGCAGGAGATAATGTACAATAGAAAGCAAATCACGACGCATGGTCGAAAGATGGCCGCTCAGTGGACCGTCATCTTGAGAGAAAGGTGATTCAAGAGTTAAACGCCGCATCACATAGTACGCAGCCAACCTACATGCTTTATTAGGGCATCCTTGGCCGTGAGAGCAATAACGTCGACATTCTCGAGAAGATATGCACCTTCAAACGGAGCGTCGCTGTGTGGCGCGAAACCAAACAGATTCGCCTTTACAGTACAGAAGCGCTTCACCCATTCTGAAGCTTCGGTTTCTTTTGTGCCCACGGTGACGGACTCTCCGTCAACTGCCGCGCTTTGCGTGTCATTTAACAGTAGAAACGCCTGCCCCTTTATTATTGTGGGCACATCAGGGGAACGGTAGACAGCCTGGAAGGCCTGCCCATCCAGCCAGAAGCCTCCCGCTGCCATTATGGACGCGATCACTTTTAATACACGACTTATCACGTGAGGCGAAACACAATCGAGGAAAGGTGACAAGACACAAGGGCAGTCTGCCTCATTGGCTGCCTACGCATGTGGGTTCGAGACGTTCGATGGCTGGCTCTTCATGGATCAACTGACTGGATAGGCGAATTTCGACAGATAAGCACAAACATCCACGAGACACGAAGACGATCACTCGCAAGCAAGCAAAATGACAGAGTGACACTGGGGAAAACCGTCAGTATCGAATTCTgccgagaaacgaagaatACCTGCCGAAGCAGCTGATCTCCTTCAAGGAGTTTGCGAGTCCTTCTCtcaaggaaaaaagaaacgtcTCAGCTCCGGTCCTCTTCATTGCAAgcacagaaggcgaaaatTCGTCCGAACGTGGGAAGCTATCATTGTTGATGGAGAAATATGTCTCTCGATACTAGGTTAAGGCAAACACAATTGAGATTCTAGAACCTGAAAGTGTGTCGGCACGGGAAAAAGACGATTCACCTGCTTTGGAGTTTCTTCTTGCGCTCCTGTTCTTAACAAAGCCGATGATACGCTTGGCTGGGGGACCCGCGCGACCCTCGTCCGGCCTCCTGCGCGCGACATAGTTGACGCATATCCTTCGTCCTTTCCACTGCAGTATTTGCCTGTCTTTTCAGTTTTTCGGTATTCTCGTCCTAATTCTACGACTAAAAAACACTCAAAAATACTAAGGACGACTTATGGCTCTGTGTTGCTACTGAGTCGCCGCCCCTCACCGCCGTGGACTCGATGAGTCAACTTGGTCCGTAGCTGTCTGCAGCTAGACAACGCTTCTTTAAGGACTAAACATCGATTCTCCTGTTTTCTATCACGTGCACAACGAATGTTGCAGCCGAAGAAATACACGGTGCAAATGTTTCTGAGTAAAATGTTGTATTCTTTGTCTTCAGAATATCCGGCTTCCCCTTTTCTTGGATACTGCCTTCGAGCTTCGTGGCAGCGACAAACGACATTCGCTTTTTTGTTGCTGACAGTGGCACGGAACGCCATCTGCGTTGCATTAATCTTTCATAACCACCGTGACGCTGTGCCTTGAGACATATGTGTAGAAAGAACACTACGGATCAACCCAATATGTCCGAGCGAAATAAGCTGTCCTTTTCAATCACACGAGTCCGTTTATGGAAATGCCGTCGAGAGAGGCACCAGCCTCGGTTCGAGATCCGGTGAACGACTAATCATTTCAGTTCGAACAAACTACCGTGCAGAAAACAACCTCACAAACACCCGttctcctgttccttcttgcGGTAATCCCTCAAGCAGACTGCTACGCAGGTGCCTACGGTGAGAGAAGTCACAACCGACTGCAGCTTCTCACCAGGATCGCAGCACCTCAGTAAACGCTTTCACCAGTAACTGAGATGCAGCTAACAAGTCATGCGGGCATCACTGAAAAGTGCTCAGTTGCGAAAATGTGGGGCTATATATCTAGTGTTTCTACAGTCGTTCTGCGAAGTTATTCTGCGTGGCAGTCGTTGCATTGTTCCCCGTACCGATCATAGATGACACGGGTCAACATATAGTTACTCACCCACTACACAACCTTGATAATCAGCGGAAACAACAGTTCCATCAATGCTCCTCGCCTCTGGCAAGTAAGTGAGAGACTTCGGGAAACCTTCGTAAGCACTAAGGTTTGTCGGAAGCGTCTGTCCCAAACGGTTCTACACGGACCGAAGAGCTAGGAAGCTGGATCTTATCTGCTCCCATATTGGACAGGTACATAGACAGGAGTCAATCTTCGAAAAGGCACGTCGAAGTCATTTTGTTCTCCCGGTTTTCTCCACTGACTCAATGACATGTTTTTTACTAAGGCAATAGCAAACTGGAAAGTCCGTGTCACGAAGGTAACGTTACCCTCTAGTGTGGTTTCGTATCTAAGATTCACATACCATTGGCAGTCTTCCGGGCACCGTCGGAAACGCGAGACCGCAACAAGGCGCTTGAATCTCTAAAAGTCAGCCACTTTCTGCCTCGACTTCTGCTTGTTCTCGCACACTTGGGAGCAAGTGTTTAGCTTAGAAAAGAGGTACAAGGCATGCCCTATGTTTGTTAATCCGCCTACCCCGTAGAACCGCCGTTTTCTTGACACTGACGCTCACGACACAAAAATATTTTTCGTAGCAACAACAGCTGACATCCGGTGCACACTTTTGTACGTGGAAGGTCTGATAGAGTGCGACACTGCGATAACAAAGACGACCGGGAGATGAGACGCGACCACAGTTCACATCAAAACGAATTAGTGTAATTTTTGTATCTACTCGGCTTCAGTTTCGTTTTACATTTGACGGTTTGGGTGGGGCTGACAGTTGGCGTCTGGATTTTGCCGCTTCCTTTAGTGACCGTGAGTATTCTCTATCATTAGAATGTAGATACGTCCGACTCGCTTGGAAGCATTGGCAGGTAATACGAGTTTTCTTCTCATCTCTAGCAGCTGGCTGCGACAGGGGCCGATTCTTGTTTGGCCAATGGCACCGCGGAGTTACGGGAATTCGGTAGGCACTGAAATTGCACATCAACGTCGGTCTCCCTCTGGTGGAAGTATGTCGTGGCGTCTCGTGCGCCGCCTGCGTCGGTATCTCTTTCATGTCGAGGATTGCTGGATGTTCGCAGACGTTCCGAAATCTTCGGGCGTGAAAGGCGGTGTGTCTTTGCCAGTCTTCCAAAGTATACAGCGGCTTCGCCTCGGCTAATTTCCGGTAGGTAAATTTGTTGTTATAGGCAATCCGTTCTTCCTCATCCTTTCGATTCTTCCAGTTAAGACTGGCAGGACCTCTGGGCTCTGAAAGCGCCGCAGTGCACGGAGACCGTACCATTATCTTGCACAATTTATCCAGAAGCAGCTTGTTGTCTCTATCGATCTCCTGGAATCTCTCATGACTCTGAGTCTCATATTTGAGATTTCGGCCAGTTCGGGGAGTACGACATGGAGGGCTGGTCCGTACGACTGGCTTAACAGCCTTCAGTCGTTCCTCGTGTAAGCGCTGCTCCAGCTCCACACGTCGTTTGTAACACACGCGGTTACCTTCCACTATTGCACGATACATCCTGAAAGACCAAACAGCAAGCGTGGGACCTTCATAAGTTTCGTTGAGGCGAGTCACACAGAACTCTTGTTGAAAAGTTGAGGGTCAAATACCTGCTTGATTCTGGCGAACTTCTGTGTACGCTGGATCACAGTAAGAGACACGGTACAGAGCGTCTCGTTCGAGCATAGCTcatgtgtctctgtttgccgTCAGCGATCATGTCCAACATGTTTTCTAGAAGCATGAGCGTCCCTGCAGTGGAATGGGGCTAATCGGTTGCCCTGATTCCACCGATGCAAGCTGGTGGCCCGTGAAGGAAATTACGTATTCGGAAAATTTGCCCCGAAACGAGAGTGTCCCTCAACAAGGCTCTAAGGAGTCCATTCTCCGGTAAATGGCGTGTGTGTATGGCATCTTGTTTAGAACAAGCACTCAGCAATGACGCGAGGTGTGCGGCACAGATGCAATTTCATCACTAGCGGTCCGCTTGATGGTTCATACACGGTCCAACTCTCGAGGATGATCGGACAGCACGAGTTACCAGAAAGACGCTCAAATGTTAGAGCCGGATGTATTGTTAGCTTGCAATAAACACCATCGCACCTGTACTCTATTTGTTGTAGGTGCCACCGACAGTTCGTCCTGTGTTTTATGACGGCCGCTGGTCGTATAACAGCACACATTCCCCAACGTGGCACATGCAAGCCCCCTTATGAAAGCCCCGAAGTCGTCAGACCTGCAGACTATGTGAAAAGAAGCCTCCGATGGCGACGACACAAATCCATGCAACTGGGATATTTCGTAGAAGCTTCCCTTTCGTGGGACCTAAAAATGATCTTATGCGCAAAAACAGCAGCAAACAGTACCGTGTATCTATGTTCGTCCCGCGAGAGACATAATTCAGATTGATTGCATATATTTGTAGAGATGGTCATACAAGTTTTACCTTATAACTCGTGCCTCAAGTATCACAATGAAGGAGGCAACCGACTGTGCGTCTCTATTCGAGAAACACTATCAATTCTTCTCTTTAAGTCTTGCCGGGTGACAGCACAGCCTGGCGAGAGGGGGCAAAGTGAGGGAAAGACAACAGACGGCAGCTGCCGTCCTTTATGATTTTATGCTCCGTGTACTCGAAAATGAAAGACAGGGCACTAGAGTACTCAACATACCTCGTAGCCCCCGTCACTATGCCCCACCATGCGGTTCAATTGGACTGTGCTAAGTTGGCGATATGGAGGAAAACTAACGCGTGCAGTGAAAGACATACTATGTTACAGGTGTTTACCTCGTTGCATCCAAGTACACAAACGTTTATATGTACATCTTAACTTGTAGATTTTTCACTCACCGCTCCTCTGTGCTCGTTGTGGCTATTGTGGAATCTCGGCGACAAAACTAGTCTTCAGGGCTTTCAGTTACAAGACGTCGTTCGGTGTTTCTGCGGCAGATTCACCCGAAATCAGCCGAATGCTTTAGTCCCTGCGAGCTGCCTTTGAGATGGAGGCTTGCAAAGGATGCAGCTTCCGTTGGGTGGCCGTCCTCCATCCTTTTGTGAATGGAGTGCGTTCAGAGCGAAAACGTATTTCCGCTCAAGTCCACCACTGGTTCTCCCTGACCATCCGATTTCCGTGCCTattttgttttttcgtggCTCAGGCTTATTGTATGTGCCAGCAACCGCTGTGAGTGAGCAGCTGTTTATCTGTTCAACGACGGGCACGTCTTTAGAAGTTGCCAGTATGGGTGAGCATCATAAAACTCGCCGTTCGTACAGTAGCCTCGCCAAAAAATATCAAGGTCTCCTTGAATGTCGAGACAGAATATACTCAAACATTTTCTGCCGTAGGAGTGGACAACAAGGGTGTCTGATTTGTTGATGCTCTCAGGCCTGAAATCAGAATTTGGGAGGACCCGCAGCGTCGAAAGTAGTTCACACTGGCTTTCTTGAAACAACCAAGTATGTTCAAAAGATACTCCAAGACTGCTTCTTTTCCGGAAGATCTCCTTCCGCTTCCCATTTTGCCTGGATCTGGCGACAGCGTTTCCTTTTTGGCCCCCTTTTGGCCCAGCGAAAATTCCCCGCCGCACGCGCATACAAgcaagggaggagagaccaACAAATGACAGAATGCTTGGGATCGACGCGGCAGCGGAGCAATCCAGTCGCTGTTTCCGAAAAAACAGCAGTTGCTGCTATATTTTAGTCTGCCCTTAACTCgatttcttctgctgcgatTCTCTCCTGTTGAAGCCTGCGCTGTTCCATAAAGGTGTCTGCTGGGCAGAACTTGGCACACTGTCCAGCACATCTCTATCGAATGCCCGAGTCTTTTTTGCGGCGCACCGTCACATGCCACTGAGTGAGTGACACAGGTTAATATAGACTCAAATATCTACTATAGGTTACGaccgatgcatgcaagcgcgTGTAGTCCTCTGATATAAAGCTTGAAATGAAGCGTCTTCCGTTTTCGATCAACGCCTCCATCGTTTCTCATGACCACTTTGTTCAGCCGGAAGAACTTGTCTCCAGCGTTGTGGTGTGCACGCATGTACGCGTATATACATGATGCGT
This Toxoplasma gondii ME49 chromosome VIII, whole genome shotgun sequence DNA region includes the following protein-coding sequences:
- a CDS encoding hypothetical protein (encoded by transcript TGME49_200330), with protein sequence MAAGGFWLDGQAFQAVYRSPDVPTIIKGQAFLLLNDTQSAAVDGESVTVGTKETEASEWVKRFCTVKANLFGFAPHSDAPFEGAYLLENVDVIALTAKDALIKHMIPSLPPAREGEYIVYVTNKRDRSYGKSIVPLVMALPSRGGAQSWKAAISEANFRDSRAEADRLRAESRKELSLAQRDQHKRDICVSKQEAQLESLELERQELMLEMQRLREKARRLQASREVTEKAAAEYVDQKVSEISALQCQLAEELRQKAVLQETLSELREHASQQQRRLNSIEANNRQLATRYTELLRDLEEANDNPARIALVASRSRSSNQRLTLENKKLREENRALTRHFHEIEDKFGQKLKMVRKVAEAGDIFNFLRKWLLCSENKIKFYEMGHKMGKEEAKGQRRKIQELQDELRIAEAVARSSYISVRSILLDEQLKSYTKHAEVPDIFSFVKTSLERFGWIFGEIESVRPVDRVFGVELPHWMHDGAVPSKAPFLERIYPCGGIEGSSRFSLVPGVDIMRPVESMIPVSRFAELEASLRLLEVDHKELQENYTAASERLLECQKLIKDLREGEEGNSSWCEQLGRERGAVLKPM
- a CDS encoding hypothetical protein (encoded by transcript TGME49_200340) gives rise to the protein MYRAIVEGNRVCYKRRVELEQRLHEERLKAVKPVVRTSPPCRTPRTGRNLKYETQSHERFQEIDRDNKLLLDKLCKIMVRSPCTAALSEPRGPASLNWKNRKDEEERIAYNNKFTYRKLAEAKPLYTLEDWQRHTAFHARRFRNVCEHPAILDMKEIPTQAAHETPRHTSTRGRPTLMCNFSAYRIPVTPRCHWPNKNRPLSQPAARDEKKTRITCQCFQASRTYLHSNDREYSRSLKEAAKSRRQLSAPPKPSNVKRN